The following are from one region of the Sphingomonas sp. J315 genome:
- a CDS encoding TonB-dependent receptor: MDIRTSVKTGIAIGALATALTCGTPAIAQDAAPQSETDSDEIVVTGIRASLERAADIKREADQVLDVITAEDVGKLPDANVAEALQRVTGVQITRVFGEGQSVSVRGLQQVRVEVDGRTLLGWSARLSPPENDQLGRSSGLDSVPSSMFGRLEVRKSPLASQAEGGLGGTVNLVTPKPLDFRNTTVSLRATGVYSENSETFEPVLTGFATTKFADGKVGVMLAAEYQKRTSTTQAFERNNFLNRTYTGTGGGVIPTPVLLQYENFVVDRSRIGLNGAVQVEVTPDFVLTADALYSRLTTGRIQDFFAFRLPTGSNPVTNRVVENGVVVAGNANGTVTTAGQIRNEPTESYLYGLNGKYESGGLTIEADGYYSKGTIDQTIQIITLQATAAVPGAFDFRNTTIPSLSLGAWNPTVYSSYNPASNGVRSNRLLGLLEEWTGKLDLSYEFDSGFTISTGVRYTDLHALTNAYRSQVTPTRAEIEPYLRQVSMGSFLPDIPGSFPRSFLSTAPTYDYVFTRAQAAQPNPDPNDRSTLLPNAQRDYDFSERTLAGYLMVAGKGEIGGVPFSANAGLRIARTQLSVDTFNTVGTTATLVTDESSYTNVLPSANVVFNVTDNFLVRISGSQTMQRASIADLAPSNFFNATNLSVTGGNAALEPPISTQGDISFEYYTGKSSLISGAFFYKDVSNFIASFVTTGIDTNLDPAGRELTFSRPENLASARIKGFEIGIQQFFDFLPAPLDGFGMIANYTYSDSEDNGGFPLVAVSKHSYNLVGLYEKGPFSARIAYNYRDEAVFEFSEGRPSFVGPRSQLDAQIGIDLAKGIALSLQAQNLIPEDSATTEYSAAGPIALNSYALSERRFSIGVRAKF; the protein is encoded by the coding sequence ATGGACATCAGAACATCCGTCAAAACGGGGATCGCCATCGGCGCACTCGCAACCGCGCTTACATGCGGCACGCCCGCCATCGCCCAGGACGCAGCACCGCAGTCGGAAACGGATTCCGACGAGATCGTTGTCACCGGCATCCGCGCCTCGCTGGAACGCGCGGCCGACATCAAGCGCGAGGCCGATCAGGTGCTCGACGTGATCACCGCCGAGGATGTCGGCAAGCTGCCCGACGCCAACGTGGCCGAAGCGCTTCAGCGCGTAACCGGCGTCCAGATCACCCGCGTGTTCGGCGAGGGTCAGTCGGTGTCGGTGCGCGGCCTGCAACAGGTACGAGTCGAGGTCGACGGTCGCACGCTCCTCGGCTGGTCGGCGCGGCTGTCGCCACCGGAGAATGACCAGCTCGGTCGCTCGTCGGGCCTCGATTCGGTCCCGTCGAGCATGTTCGGACGGCTGGAGGTACGCAAATCGCCGCTCGCCAGCCAGGCCGAAGGCGGCCTTGGCGGCACGGTCAACCTCGTCACCCCCAAGCCGCTCGACTTCCGCAACACGACCGTCTCGCTGCGCGCGACCGGTGTTTATTCGGAAAACAGCGAGACGTTCGAACCGGTGCTCACCGGCTTTGCCACTACCAAATTCGCCGACGGCAAGGTCGGCGTGATGCTCGCGGCGGAGTATCAGAAACGCACCTCGACCACCCAGGCGTTCGAGCGCAACAACTTCCTCAATCGCACCTATACCGGCACCGGCGGAGGGGTGATCCCGACCCCCGTACTGCTGCAGTACGAGAATTTCGTTGTCGACCGCTCGCGCATCGGCCTCAACGGCGCGGTGCAGGTCGAGGTTACGCCGGATTTCGTGCTGACCGCCGACGCGCTCTATTCACGCCTCACCACCGGGCGCATTCAGGACTTTTTTGCTTTCCGCCTGCCCACCGGCAGCAATCCGGTCACCAACCGCGTGGTCGAGAACGGCGTGGTCGTCGCGGGCAACGCCAACGGCACCGTCACCACCGCGGGCCAGATCCGCAACGAGCCGACCGAAAGCTATCTTTACGGCCTCAACGGCAAATATGAGAGCGGCGGGCTGACGATCGAGGCGGATGGCTATTACAGCAAGGGCACGATCGACCAGACGATCCAGATCATCACGCTACAGGCGACCGCAGCAGTCCCCGGCGCGTTCGATTTCCGCAACACGACGATCCCCAGCCTGAGCCTCGGGGCCTGGAACCCGACGGTCTATTCCTCATACAATCCGGCCAGCAACGGCGTGCGCAGCAACCGCCTGCTCGGCCTGCTCGAGGAATGGACCGGCAAGCTCGACCTGTCCTATGAATTCGACAGCGGCTTCACCATCTCGACGGGGGTGCGCTATACCGATCTCCACGCGCTGACCAATGCCTATCGCAGCCAGGTTACTCCGACCCGGGCGGAGATCGAACCCTATCTGCGCCAGGTCAGCATGGGATCGTTCCTGCCCGACATTCCGGGCAGTTTCCCGCGCAGCTTCCTCAGCACCGCACCGACCTATGACTATGTCTTCACGCGGGCTCAGGCCGCACAGCCCAACCCCGATCCCAATGACCGCTCGACGCTGCTGCCCAACGCCCAACGCGACTATGACTTCAGCGAGCGAACGCTGGCCGGCTATCTGATGGTGGCAGGCAAGGGCGAGATTGGCGGCGTCCCCTTCTCGGCCAACGCCGGGTTACGCATCGCCCGGACGCAATTGTCGGTGGATACGTTCAACACGGTCGGGACGACGGCGACGCTGGTCACCGACGAAAGCAGCTACACCAACGTCCTGCCCAGCGCGAATGTGGTGTTCAACGTCACCGACAACTTCCTCGTCCGCATTTCGGGGTCCCAGACGATGCAGCGCGCGTCGATCGCCGACCTTGCGCCGTCGAACTTCTTCAACGCGACCAACCTGTCGGTGACCGGCGGCAATGCCGCGCTCGAACCGCCGATCTCGACCCAAGGCGATATCAGCTTCGAATATTATACCGGCAAGAGCTCGCTGATCTCCGGCGCGTTCTTCTACAAGGACGTTTCGAACTTCATCGCCAGCTTCGTGACCACCGGGATCGACACCAATCTCGACCCGGCCGGGCGCGAACTGACCTTCTCCCGCCCCGAAAACCTCGCCAGCGCGCGGATCAAGGGGTTCGAGATCGGCATCCAGCAATTCTTCGACTTCCTTCCCGCCCCGCTCGACGGGTTCGGCATGATCGCCAACTATACCTATTCGGACTCGGAAGATAATGGTGGCTTCCCGCTCGTCGCAGTGTCGAAGCACAGCTACAATCTGGTCGGCCTGTACGAAAAGGGGCCGTTCTCGGCGCGTATCGCCTATAACTATCGCGACGAGGCGGTGTTCGAATTTTCCGAAGGCCGCCCCAGCTTTGTCGGCCCGCGCTCGCAGCTCGACGCCCAGATCGGGATCGACCTGGCGAAGGGGATCGCGCTCTCGCTCCAGGCGCAGAACCTGATCCCCGAGGATTCGGCGACGACCGAGTACAGTGCCGCCGGGCCGATCGCGCTCAACAGCTATGCGCTGTCCGAACGACGCTTCTCGATCGGCGTGCGCGCCAAGTTCTGA
- a CDS encoding substrate-binding domain-containing protein, producing MLELPTPPTAIFAGNDDMAAGVLAIAHERGIAVPEQLSIAGFDDSDLAAAVWPPLTTVRQPVHELARSAADLLLDSKTPRDRLTFDTRLIPRASTGPAPRR from the coding sequence TTGCTTGAACTCCCGACGCCGCCGACCGCAATCTTCGCGGGCAATGACGACATGGCCGCCGGCGTGCTCGCGATCGCACATGAGCGGGGCATCGCCGTCCCCGAACAATTGTCGATTGCCGGGTTCGACGATTCGGATCTCGCGGCCGCCGTCTGGCCGCCGCTCACCACCGTTCGCCAGCCGGTGCACGAACTGGCCCGCAGCGCCGCCGACCTGCTGCTCGATTCAAAGACGCCGCGTGACCGGTTGACCTTCGATACCCGGCTTATCCCCCGCGCCAGCACAGGCCCCGCGCCGAGACGCTGA
- a CDS encoding LacI family DNA-binding transcriptional regulator, whose protein sequence is MARRPTIKEVSKLAGVSFKTVSRVLNNEKNVSEETRRRVEQVVAELNFRPSLAARTLAGRKSFQVGLLYDNPSPYYVYHLLAGAQEGCAEHGYRLLTQPVDSAAPGLVADVCALVDETHLDGLILSPPVTESEALLDELDRRGLPYVRIEPGLRRDVGRSVTIDDASAAREATAHLLGHGHRAIAFIKGPDAHISSVERLKGYRSALDAHGVAFNPDLVVPGDYSIRIGPPRRAGVA, encoded by the coding sequence ATGGCGCGACGGCCCACGATCAAGGAAGTTTCGAAGCTCGCGGGCGTGTCGTTCAAGACCGTCTCGCGCGTGCTGAACAACGAAAAGAACGTCAGCGAGGAAACCCGCCGCCGCGTCGAGCAAGTCGTCGCCGAACTCAATTTCCGCCCCAGCCTCGCCGCACGCACGCTCGCCGGCCGCAAGTCATTTCAGGTCGGGCTGCTCTACGACAACCCCAGCCCCTATTATGTCTATCACCTCCTTGCCGGCGCGCAGGAGGGGTGCGCCGAACATGGTTATCGGCTGCTGACCCAGCCAGTCGACAGCGCCGCGCCGGGGCTGGTCGCCGATGTCTGCGCTCTGGTGGACGAGACGCATCTCGACGGACTGATCCTATCCCCGCCAGTGACCGAAAGCGAAGCCTTGCTCGACGAACTCGACCGGCGCGGGCTGCCCTATGTGCGGATCGAGCCGGGGCTGCGCCGCGATGTCGGGCGGTCGGTGACGATCGACGACGCCAGCGCCGCGCGTGAGGCGACCGCGCATCTGCTCGGCCATGGCCATCGCGCCATCGCCTTCATCAAGGGGCCGGACGCGCATATCTCGTCGGTCGAGCGTCTAAAAGGCTATCGCTCGGCGCTCGACGCGCACGGCGTGGCGTTCAACCCCGATCTTGTCGTACCTGGCGATTACAGCATCAGAATCGGGCCGCCGCGCCGCGCGGGCGTTGCTTGA
- a CDS encoding endonuclease/exonuclease/phosphatase family protein, producing MELSHGSPDYAGGVAATAIVALPARAARPATGLRVMAFNVRLPRAEDGVNRWEARGDLFVETIRRTDPDIIGTQELWKIQGDYVLETLPGYSWFGIDRRGGHGDEHMGVFFRRDRMKVIELGNFWLSDMPSVPGSISWGHPYPRMATWGLFETRAGKRFWLINTHFPYRAEDEAARSKCAAAIAEWVAQRPAGDVVVLTGDFNTGPESESHRILSTHLADAWTAAPKRKGPEGTFHGFSGTPGKRIDWVMSRGLTPVAVETVDFGRGGRFPSDHFPVVADYRWP from the coding sequence GTGGAGTTGAGTCATGGATCGCCGGACTATGCTGGGGGAGTGGCGGCAACGGCGATCGTGGCGCTGCCCGCCCGCGCGGCGCGACCGGCGACGGGACTGCGGGTGATGGCGTTCAATGTCCGCCTGCCGCGCGCCGAGGATGGGGTGAACCGGTGGGAGGCGCGCGGCGACCTGTTCGTCGAGACGATCCGGCGCACCGATCCCGACATCATCGGTACGCAGGAATTGTGGAAGATCCAGGGCGACTATGTGCTGGAGACGCTGCCCGGCTATTCCTGGTTCGGGATCGATCGGCGCGGTGGGCATGGCGACGAGCATATGGGGGTGTTCTTTCGCCGCGACCGGATGAAGGTGATCGAACTGGGCAATTTCTGGTTGTCGGATATGCCGAGCGTGCCGGGGAGCATCAGCTGGGGGCATCCCTATCCGCGGATGGCGACATGGGGGTTGTTCGAGACCAGGGCAGGCAAGCGCTTCTGGCTGATCAACACGCATTTTCCGTATCGGGCCGAGGATGAGGCGGCGCGAAGCAAATGTGCGGCCGCGATTGCGGAGTGGGTGGCGCAGCGGCCTGCCGGGGATGTGGTGGTGCTGACCGGGGACTTCAACACCGGGCCGGAGAGCGAGAGCCATCGTATCCTGTCCACCCATCTGGCCGATGCCTGGACCGCGGCGCCGAAGCGGAAGGGGCCGGAGGGGACGTTCCATGGCTTCAGCGGAACGCCGGGGAAGCGGATCGACTGGGTGATGTCCCGCGGCCTGACGCCGGTGGCGGTCGAGACCGTCGATTTCGGGCGGGGCGGGCGGTTTCCGTCGGATCACTTTCCGGTGGTTGCCGACTATCGCTGGCCCTGA